In the Brassica napus cultivar Da-Ae chromosome A5 unlocalized genomic scaffold, Da-Ae chrA05_Random_20, whole genome shotgun sequence genome, one interval contains:
- the LOC106451599 gene encoding LOW QUALITY PROTEIN: tubby-like F-box protein 7 (The sequence of the model RefSeq protein was modified relative to this genomic sequence to represent the inferred CDS: inserted 7 bases in 6 codons; deleted 2 bases in 1 codon): MPLSRSLXSRGFSISSRDHQGDTQRNPKSRMLPPSSNVSGSSWSAMLPELLSEIIRRVEDTEDHWPLRRDVVACACVSNKWREITXETVRSPRNSGKITFPSCLKLPGPRDFSNQCLIKRNKRTSTFYLYLPLTPSFTDKGKFLLAARRFRTGAYTEYVISLDAHDFSQASNAYVGKLRSDFLGTNFTVYDSKPPHNGAKPSHGKASRRFASKQISPQVPAGNFEVGHVSYKFNLLKSRGPXRMISTLHCPSSSPPPPPSSSTNQRLCDATKMMKNPXKDGSGLTILKNKAPRXHEHLQCWCLNFHGRVTVASVKNFQLVATVDQSQPAVKGIXETVLLQFCKVGDDTFTMDYRQPLSAFQAFAICLASFGTKLACE; the protein is encoded by the exons ATGCCTTTGTCACGGTCCC CATCGCGCGGATTCTCAATATCCTCGAGGGATCATCAGGGAGACACACAACGGAACCCGAAATCACGGATGCTTCCTCCGTCGTCAAACGTCAGCGGGTCGTCATGGTCGGCGATGCTCCCTGAGTTGTTAAGCGAAATCATACGGCGCGTGGAGGACACGGAGGACCATTGGCCTCTGCGTCGAGACGTGGTCGCCTGCGCGTGCGTATCGAACAAGTGGAGAGAGATCA CGGAGACCGTTAGATCTCCGAGAAACTCCGGCAAAATCACTTTCCCTTCTTGCCTCAAACTG CCAGGTCCGCGAGACTTTTCTAATCAGTGCCTAATAAAGAGGAACAAGAGGACTTCTACCTTTTACTTGTATCTCCCTCTCACACCAT CATTCACTGATAAAGGAAAGTTTCTTCTGGCGGCACGGAGGTTCAGGACTGGTGCTTACACTGAGTACGTCATTTCACTTGATGCTCATGATTTCTCTCAAGCAAGTAATGCATACGTTGGCAAACTAAG GTCGGATTTTCTTGGCACCAACTTCACAGTATACGATAGCAAACCTCCACATAACGGAGCAAAGCCTTCA CACGGTAAAGCCAGCCGCAGATTTGCATCGAAGCAGATAAGCCCACAAGTTCCAGCAGGCAACTTCGAAGTCGGTCATGTTTCTTATAAATTCAACCTGTTGAAATCAAGAGGTC AGAGAATGATAAGCACACTCCACTGCCCATcctcatcaccaccaccaccaccatcatcatctaCTAACCAAAGGCTATGTGATGCAACCAAGATGATGAAAAACC TCAAGGACGGCTCAGGCTTGACGATACTAAAGAACAAAGCTCCGA TGCACGAGCACTTGCAATGCTGGTGTCTGAACTTCCACGGAAGAGTGACCGTTGCTTCTGTCAAGAACTTCCAGCTGGTTGCGACCGTTGACCAGAGTCAGCCAGCGGTAAAGGGGAT AGAGACAGTGCTTCTTCAGTTTTGTAAAGTTGGAGATGACACATTCACCATGGATTATAGACAGCCTCTCTCTGCTTTTCAGGCTTTTGCCATCTGTCTCGCAAGTTTTGGCACTAAACTTGCATGCGAGTGA